Part of the Trichoderma asperellum chromosome 1, complete sequence genome is shown below.
GAGGGCGacgagaaaaacaaaagaagagcaagaaaaaagcgGAGCTAGGGGCGCCTATTGGAGGGATTTGTACTCCGGATTGCTGCTTAATTTTGCTGATTTCAGCCACTGGAGGTGAAATTTGTTTCATCCGAAGTGATCCGGCAGATGACAAATATTTGAGATGATCTAGGGAGTTCGGCTTGAATCTCGCTGGGCCGAGTTCAAATCCAAGCCGAGCAGAGAAGCTTAGATATTTGAAACATGCTTGGCCCAGCATTCCAAATTCCCATGCTGTCGGATCGAAGCCAGATCCTCCGTACACGTATCGCAAATCGAACGCTATCATGGCGTTGGATTGCACCACGATTGTCGCTAGCAGGGTCATGACTTGAATGCTCAACGCAAATAGTACATACTTAGATGCCTAACACAAAGATGCTAGAAATAGCCTTAATACTCTTAGAGCAATCACTGCAAACAAGCCTAGTACAAGGAGGTAAATGGTATGCTAACATGGAATGCAGCAAATGACGTAACTTGCAACCTCTATATCGACAGCCTAGGTATAATCTGTAGCGTAGCTGGGCGTGCTCAGAGCTGCCGTATGAGGATCGCTTCAGCGCGCCAATTCCAAATTCAATCCTTCTAGGGGCTAAATGCACCAATAGCTTGAGCCACTTTAGCTACAATCTGGGAAAGGGGTGGCAGGCTCCCAGACGATTCCTAATACAAGCACGAGGACTGCGCAAATCAAATCGCCTGGTTCGGTAGCTCCCTGGCTATGGCACTGCGGAAGTCTGGTTCCGCCCTGTAACCAAGACGGACGGCTTCGGCTTGAAACTAGGGGACCTTGGAGCCGCAGGACCTGGCCCAGTAAGCGCTTAATTGCACCACTAATGCTAGTATTAGCAATATGCTTCTGCTAGAAACTGCTGTGGAAACGTCATTTCATGCCCCCTCCCCCGCTTTGAAAGCAACAGTTTTTGGAcgagccaaaaaaaaaaaatactgccCCTCCTGCAGATTACTACAGCGACCACTATCTGctatacacacacacgcgGCGCATATATAAACTCGAGGCTACGGAAGCGGTACACCAGTCTTGTTGTCCATGCAACCTTTCGCTTTGTTCGCGCGAGCACAGCCAATAGGCTCCAGAGGTATTGCTTCGAACCGACTAACTTCGCTATCCCGCCATCTATCGACCACAGCCCGCGCAATGGCTCCCACAGTAAAAGAAACCGACTACCTCGTTATCGGAGGCGGCAGCGGTGGCCTGGGCTCTGCCCGCATGGCCAGCGCCAAGTACGGCGTCAAGTCTCTGATTGTTGAGGCGGGCCGTCTGGGAGGAACTTGTGTCAATGTTGGGTGAGTTGCGGCTGTACCTCGTCTGCATCTGCGTGTTATGCCTAATGATATATGACTGTTTATGCTGACATTTGCCATGTAGATGCGTTCCCAAAAAGATCACTTACAATGCTGCGGCTCTTGCCGAGGCAATCCACGACTCCAAGCACTATGGTTTCTCCGTCGAGCACACCGCCCCATTCGACTGGAGCACCTTCAAGGCCAAGCGTGATGCTCACATTGCGAAACTAAACGGCATCTTTGCGAAGAACCTGGCCAACGACACGGTCGACTATCTGCATGGATGGGGCCGACTGCTTTCCAAGAACCAGGCTGAGGTCACTCTGGATGACGGTTCCAAGGTGCTGGTCAATGCCAAGAAGATCCTCATCGCCGTCGGAGGCAAGCCTGCTCCCCCGCCTCAAATCCCCGGAGCCGAGCTGGGCACCAACAGCGACGGTTTCTTTGAGATTGAGAAACAGCCCAAGAAAGTGGCTATTATTGGCGCTGGCTATATCGCTGTTGAATTTGCCGGCATGTTTAATGCTCTCGGCACAGAAACACATCTCTTCATTCGAGGCAAGACCTTTTTGCGAAGCTTCGACCCCATGATCCAGGAGTCAGTCACCAACGAGTATGACCGCTTGGGAGTAAACGTCCACAGAGAGTCGCAGGCGACCAAGATTGAAAAGGACGCCAACGGCAAGCTCTCTGTCACTTACCGCGACGGACAGGGCAACGAAAGCACCCTTCACGACGTTGACAACCTGATTTGGGCCATCGGTCGAGTTCCCGAGACAAAGGGCATTGGCTTGGAGGAGGCCGGTGTGAAGCTGGACAAGAAGGGACACATCGTTGTTGACGAGTACCAGACCTCTACCGTTGACAACATTTATGCTATCGGCGATGTTACCGGCCAGGTTGAGCTGACGCCagttgccattgctgccgGGCGCCGTCTCGCACACAGAGTTTTCGGCCCCCCCGAGTTCTCAACACTGAAGCTCACCTACGACAACATCCCATCAGTCGTGTTTGCGCACCCCGAAGTTGGTGCCATCGGTCTCACAGAGCCAAAGGCCATCGAAAAGTACGGCAAGGATAATATCAAGGTTTACAAGTCGAGCTTCAGTGGCCTGTACTACGTTCCGATGGCCCCAGAGGACAAGGGGCCTACCAACTATAAGCTGATTACAGCCGGCCCTGAGGAAAAGGTCGTTGGTCTGCACATCATGGGCCAGGGAAGCGGAGAGATTCTGCAGGGCTTTGGCGTTGCTGTCAAGATGGGCGCAACCAAGGAAGACTTTGATAACTGCGTTGCCATTCACCCGACCAGCGCCGAAGAGCTGGTTACACTGCGATAAGAAAAGACACTGAATTTAGAAAAGAGATACCTACATAATGTGaataagagaaagaaagaaggaaagaagaaaaaaagcagcattCCAATTTTTGGTACATACAGAATATAATTCGATTCCCTCGTGTGCATTGAGCCCCCCCTCCCCGGCGAGTGATACGTAGCATAAAACATGAACCGTGATAAGGATGATGGGCGAATAGGTAAGGTACCTACTATATTATTGAGGGGTTCTGCGGCAGGACAAACGGCTCCGTATAATTTGCCAGGCGATGTGATGGGAACTGCCCAGGATGCATGACTGGGCCTGCGCGGTGGCCCATtggcgagagagaaggcaCTGGAGACAAATAGAAGAGCAGCTCGGGactggcggctgctgcaagaGGCCCTGCACGTCTGGGCGAGAGAAATGATTGCTTGCCCATGCACTGTCGAGCGTTGTACGTGTGTTCCGGCGCATCCATTTTATGCTGCGACATGTACTACAGCGCTGCACTAAGGCCGCAGTGGTGACAGCAGCGTACATGCATGCGTCCTTGCGGGGAAGAGCTCGCAATGCATGCCGCGTGGTTGGGGGTGTGCTGCCACGAGCCGCCATTTGCCTGGCCCGTCTGGCTGTCTGCaggcctctctcttttttgctAGACAACATGCGAGTGCTAGAtaggcagaggcagcatcCGGTGATCCATCCTGTAGAACGgcatgccaaaaaaaaaaaaagggagaagcaCTCGCTCTCTGCTTTATGCTCTCTGTGCACGTACGCAGCCCCCGGCCAGCACTTTGTGTCCTCGTTTCCATTCATTAATGCAGCGGCGTATTAGCGCTCTCTCGCAGCCCAGGCGGTGCCTAAATTACCAAGCCCCCGGGGAAGATTGATGGATTGACATGTACCAGCCATGTACCGCCGCGCATCGCCTAGCCCCAGAGCCCGCCGGCTTTGGCGCTGCGCAGTACCCAATGATACACCGCAGCCGCCGGTAATTTGTGGCAGGCCGAAGCAAACGTGCTGCCCGGCCACGCTAAATCCGCAGCCTAATTTTGTCGAATCAGAGCTCCGGGCAGCTTCACCACTAAGGCTCTTTAGCAGCTTGCCAGCCACCACCCTCCCCCAGGCTGACGACCCAAACGACCCCGACTTCAACCCAATATACCCAGTTCCGAAAAATCTCCCCATCGCCAGCTGCTCGACTTTTTGGGCCGCAAagccattttttcttctctccgttccatttttttccccGG
Proteins encoded:
- the GTR1 gene encoding GTP-binding protein gtr1, which translates into the protein MQPFALFARAQPIGSRGIASNRLTSLSRHLSTTARAMAPTVKETDYLVIGGGSGGLGSARMASAKYGVKSLIVEAGRLGGTCVNVGCVPKKITYNAAALAEAIHDSKHYGFSVEHTAPFDWSTFKAKRDAHIAKLNGIFAKNLANDTVDYLHGWGRLLSKNQAEVTLDDGSKVLVNAKKILIAVGGKPAPPPQIPGAELGTNSDGFFEIEKQPKKVAIIGAGYIAVEFAGMFNALGTETHLFIRGKTFLRSFDPMIQESVTNEYDRLGVNVHRESQATKIEKDANGKLSVTYRDGQGNESTLHDVDNLIWAIGRVPETKGIGLEEAGVKLDKKGHIVVDEYQTSTVDNIYAIGDVTGQVELTPVAIAAGRRLAHRVFGPPEFSTLKLTYDNIPSVVFAHPEVGAIGLTEPKAIEKYGKDNIKVYKSSFSGLYYVPMAPEDKGPTNYKLITAGPEEKVVGLHIMGQGSGEILQGFGVAVKMGATKEDFDNCVAIHPTSAEELVTLR